A genomic stretch from Antarcticibacterium flavum includes:
- a CDS encoding AraC family transcriptional regulator: MEREFNLKNMREIFRMIVEVAKGNFAYKIPRSNYRDLIEALSQRLNMMAEDLRENLNHLSYVNPHRNYQHIHNMCFLLDDAQNITGCSPNALKLLNREQEEIIGKAFDTILSRESMPVYNEIRQAINKNELSNSSFQLEYVTGDNLLVPAKCFVLRMVDEQGPTGEYTVSFFTTIVQKSDDTAIHQNGNSKKKMSNWDIKAIQSIHDYISHNFTNPLLSNKELAHMFDINEHKLTYGFKTLFGFTPFKYFTELRLQESKTLIRNTNNSLEDISESIGYTSYPHFSKAFKRRFGYSPIVLKRNPDHHGDDK, encoded by the coding sequence ATGGAAAGAGAATTTAACCTTAAGAATATGCGGGAGATTTTTAGAATGATTGTAGAAGTGGCAAAAGGAAATTTTGCTTATAAGATACCGCGCTCCAATTACAGGGACCTAATAGAGGCGTTAAGCCAACGGCTCAATATGATGGCAGAGGACCTTCGTGAAAATTTAAACCACTTGAGTTACGTAAATCCTCACAGGAATTACCAGCACATTCACAATATGTGTTTTCTTCTGGATGACGCTCAAAACATCACCGGGTGTAGTCCAAATGCTTTAAAATTACTAAACAGGGAGCAGGAGGAAATAATAGGAAAAGCTTTTGATACCATATTAAGCAGGGAGTCTATGCCGGTTTATAATGAAATAAGGCAGGCGATTAATAAAAATGAACTTTCCAATTCTTCCTTCCAGTTGGAGTATGTAACCGGCGACAATCTCCTGGTTCCTGCCAAATGCTTTGTGTTACGCATGGTTGATGAACAAGGGCCTACCGGAGAATACACGGTAAGCTTTTTTACAACTATTGTTCAAAAATCGGACGATACAGCTATTCACCAAAATGGAAATTCAAAAAAGAAGATGTCAAACTGGGATATAAAAGCAATACAAAGTATCCATGATTATATTTCCCATAATTTCACCAATCCTCTATTATCTAATAAGGAACTTGCCCATATGTTTGATATTAATGAGCATAAATTAACCTATGGTTTTAAAACGCTTTTTGGGTTCACCCCGTTTAAATATTTTACTGAACTCAGGCTACAGGAGTCTAAGACATTGATTAGAAATACGAATAATTCCCTGGAAGATATCTCTGAAAGTATTGGGTATACCTCCTATCCACATTTTTCTAAAGCATTCAAGCGAAGGTTTGGTTATTCTCCCATTGTTTTAAAAAGAAATCCAGATCATCATGGAGACGATAAATAA
- a CDS encoding DUF7793 family protein, giving the protein MEKKYFENERVRIKIETGILYFEYLPNTVLTLEVARKIVAARLALQENKSYPIFCDIRGIDAIDKQARDYLAKEGSILAKAVSSLALEPVSTSIVEFYIQTSKPRIPTKIFTNKFLALKFLEQYKD; this is encoded by the coding sequence ATGGAAAAAAAATACTTTGAGAATGAAAGGGTTCGTATTAAAATAGAGACCGGCATACTCTACTTTGAATATTTGCCTAATACGGTTTTAACTCTTGAGGTGGCAAGGAAAATTGTTGCGGCAAGACTTGCCCTTCAGGAAAATAAATCCTATCCCATATTTTGTGATATAAGGGGTATAGATGCTATAGACAAGCAGGCCCGGGATTACCTGGCAAAAGAGGGATCAATACTGGCCAAAGCCGTGAGCTCCCTTGCTCTTGAACCTGTTTCAACCAGTATAGTGGAATTTTATATTCAGACCAGTAAACCCAGGATCCCCACAAAAATATTCACCAATAAATTTTTGGCTCTTAAATTCCTGGAGCAGTATAAAGACTAA
- a CDS encoding RagB/SusD family nutrient uptake outer membrane protein, with product MKKIIFIICPFIGLYWLMSSCEDFLEVEAPNHIITSEVVFNNDETAIGALNGIYNQLYTSAFSSGWQDSVTALAGLSSDILEVIRSTNITLKEYDQNEINPNNTRNFNIWSSGYNIIYMTNSLLEGLANSNNVTDETRNRLEGEAKFIRAFTYFNLVNLYDDIPLLTSKDYRSNALAARNSSEEVYELIIRDLENSINLLGESYLDGERTRINNYTSMALLARVYLYRENWGYAESLSEKVIAQSGIYELLENLDEVFLANSKEAIWQISPAGRGTITSHTNEGSIFIINPIFASLSHFKLSTGFVNSFQEEDKRFQDWIRFHSGLSVYYPYKYKIRNSTESITEYSMVLRLAEQYLIRAEARVMQDNLIGAIDDIDKIRSRAGLELLAETNPGISKEALRETIMEERKRELFTEWGHRWMDLKRTGRAAELLGANNSLWQDTDILYPIPEEERMKNPNLTQNAGY from the coding sequence ATGAAAAAAATCATATTTATTATATGCCCATTTATAGGATTATACTGGCTTATGAGCTCTTGTGAAGACTTCCTTGAAGTTGAAGCGCCAAATCATATTATCACTAGTGAGGTGGTTTTTAATAATGACGAAACTGCTATAGGTGCATTAAATGGAATTTACAATCAACTATATACCTCAGCTTTTAGTTCAGGATGGCAGGATAGTGTAACAGCTTTAGCCGGATTATCATCAGATATATTAGAGGTTATAAGATCTACTAATATCACCTTGAAGGAATATGACCAAAATGAAATAAACCCGAATAATACGCGAAATTTTAATATATGGTCCAGCGGGTATAACATCATTTATATGACTAATTCTCTTTTAGAGGGTTTAGCAAATTCTAATAATGTAACAGATGAAACTCGTAATCGGCTGGAGGGCGAGGCAAAATTTATACGTGCATTTACCTATTTCAATTTGGTTAATTTATATGATGACATACCTCTTTTGACATCAAAAGATTATAGAAGCAATGCTCTTGCAGCACGTAACAGTAGTGAAGAAGTTTATGAGCTTATTATTAGGGACCTGGAAAATTCGATAAACCTATTAGGGGAAAGCTACCTTGATGGAGAACGTACACGAATTAACAATTATACATCAATGGCACTTCTGGCCAGAGTTTATTTATACCGGGAAAATTGGGGATATGCTGAAAGTTTGAGTGAAAAGGTAATAGCCCAATCTGGAATTTATGAATTGTTAGAAAATTTAGATGAGGTTTTTCTTGCTAATAGTAAAGAAGCAATTTGGCAAATTTCACCTGCAGGAAGAGGAACAATTACCTCGCATACTAATGAAGGCTCAATATTTATTATTAACCCAATCTTTGCATCTCTATCACATTTTAAACTTTCTACAGGTTTTGTGAATTCTTTTCAGGAGGAAGATAAGCGTTTCCAAGATTGGATCCGGTTCCATTCTGGTTTATCTGTCTATTATCCATATAAATATAAAATTAGGAACAGTACGGAATCCATTACAGAATATTCCATGGTGCTTCGTCTGGCAGAACAATATTTAATAAGGGCTGAGGCTCGTGTAATGCAGGACAATCTTATTGGTGCTATAGATGATATAGATAAAATACGAAGCAGGGCGGGGTTGGAACTCCTTGCAGAAACTAATCCTGGTATTAGTAAAGAAGCTTTACGGGAAACCATTATGGAGGAAAGGAAAAGAGAACTCTTTACGGAATGGGGTCACCGCTGGATGGATTTAAAGCGAACTGGTCGGGCAGCAGAGTTACTTGGTGCAAATAATTCTTTGTGGCAGGATACGGATATACTCTATCCAATACCGGAAGAAGAAAGGATGAAAAACCCGAATCTAACCCAAAATGCCGGATATTAA
- a CDS encoding bifunctional aminotransferase class I/II-fold pyridoxal phosphate-dependent enzyme/GNAT family N-acetyltransferase, with amino-acid sequence MAKIRHNNFLDTVDEVFSNAKREGVLHLFSQDEVLSGRTIKIKGRDLFHFGTTGYLGLEQDERLKRAGMDAIWKLGTQFPLSRTYVSHPLYDEMEEKISRMYGNPVVITKNSTLGHIAVIPTAVRDEDAVILDHQVHWSVQNAVQVLKTRGVPVEMIRHNNLEMLEDKIKELRNKVSKIWYMADGVYSMYGDFAPVKELMRLGKKYPQLHFYFDDVHGMSWRGKNGTGYVMGELEGNLPENVLLIGTLSKTFGASGALMSCSNRDLHRKIKTFGGPLTFSAQLEPASVAAASASADIHLSPEIYVLQEELNSKINYFNDLLEKTQLPLIEKNSSPVFYIGTGMPVTGYNFVKRLMGEGFFVNLGIYPAVPVKNTGVRLTISRHNQNQEMEALVEAMCYHYPKSLEDTHTTPGRVRRAFKMPEKELPNIIAIETNLQVQKENSISKIEKEEWDSVLGGHSTFDWEGLKFLEQVFSNENLPQHNWKFHYFLIKDKTGRIILATFFTEGLWKDDMLAPVSVSLQFEERRKMEPYYMSSKVLALGSLFTEGEHLYLDWNHEEREDALKLFFLHTEDLEQHAGAAMLVLRDFEENNPIAEVFLNKGFIPVTMPESCIMDNLSWKTEEEFVNSLSSRSRRHFKNEVASFVKKFEVEIIDTPTLEKIDQYFELYKNVKEQNFGLNTFTFPRDLFTKMASHPNWEFIVLQLREDIDPRPVRKPVGVMFCYKNLGITYSPSFIGMDYSFSREYNIYRQLLFQTIKRARELKFQQVDLGFSASFEKRKLGARVIPKVAYVQAKDNFSMELMGTVQST; translated from the coding sequence ATGGCAAAAATTAGACACAATAATTTTTTGGATACAGTAGATGAGGTTTTCTCGAATGCTAAACGAGAAGGAGTATTGCACCTGTTCTCACAGGATGAAGTCCTTTCCGGAAGAACTATAAAAATTAAAGGAAGGGATTTATTTCATTTTGGAACTACAGGTTACCTGGGCCTGGAGCAGGATGAACGGTTAAAACGAGCAGGAATGGATGCAATTTGGAAATTAGGAACTCAATTTCCTCTTTCACGTACTTATGTATCCCACCCCCTCTATGATGAAATGGAAGAAAAGATCTCCAGGATGTACGGCAACCCTGTTGTAATCACAAAAAATAGCACTCTTGGCCATATCGCTGTTATTCCTACTGCTGTTAGGGATGAAGATGCAGTCATTTTGGATCACCAGGTCCATTGGAGTGTCCAGAACGCAGTACAGGTTCTTAAAACAAGAGGTGTACCCGTGGAAATGATTCGCCATAATAATCTTGAGATGCTTGAAGATAAAATAAAGGAACTTCGCAATAAGGTCTCAAAGATATGGTATATGGCAGATGGGGTTTATTCGATGTACGGTGACTTTGCTCCTGTAAAGGAATTAATGAGACTTGGAAAAAAATATCCGCAGCTTCATTTTTATTTTGATGATGTGCACGGGATGAGCTGGCGGGGCAAAAACGGTACCGGCTATGTAATGGGGGAATTAGAGGGTAACTTGCCAGAGAATGTTCTTTTAATTGGTACCCTGAGTAAAACTTTTGGAGCAAGCGGGGCTTTAATGTCCTGTTCAAACCGGGATCTTCACCGTAAAATAAAAACCTTTGGTGGACCGCTTACTTTTTCTGCACAATTAGAGCCGGCATCAGTCGCGGCGGCATCTGCATCTGCAGATATCCATCTCTCACCGGAAATTTATGTGCTACAGGAAGAACTAAATTCTAAAATTAATTATTTCAATGACCTTCTTGAAAAAACACAGCTGCCTCTTATTGAGAAAAACTCTTCCCCTGTATTTTATATAGGCACGGGAATGCCGGTTACAGGCTATAATTTTGTGAAACGACTTATGGGAGAAGGGTTCTTTGTAAATCTTGGAATATATCCCGCTGTTCCTGTAAAAAATACCGGTGTAAGACTTACTATCTCCCGTCACAACCAGAACCAAGAGATGGAGGCTCTGGTAGAAGCAATGTGTTACCATTATCCAAAAAGCCTGGAGGACACCCATACTACACCTGGAAGAGTTAGAAGGGCATTTAAAATGCCAGAGAAAGAACTTCCAAATATTATAGCGATTGAAACTAATTTACAGGTCCAAAAAGAAAACTCTATCTCAAAAATTGAGAAAGAAGAATGGGACAGTGTTCTTGGTGGGCATAGTACCTTTGACTGGGAAGGGCTTAAATTTTTGGAACAGGTATTCAGCAATGAAAATCTCCCGCAACACAATTGGAAATTTCATTATTTCCTTATTAAGGATAAGACTGGTAGAATAATACTCGCAACGTTTTTCACAGAAGGTTTATGGAAGGATGACATGCTTGCACCAGTTTCTGTTTCTTTACAATTCGAAGAAAGAAGAAAAATGGAACCATATTACATGTCTTCCAAAGTTCTTGCATTGGGCTCTCTCTTTACTGAGGGTGAGCATTTATACTTGGATTGGAACCATGAGGAAAGAGAAGATGCCTTAAAATTATTTTTCTTACATACAGAGGATCTTGAACAACATGCAGGTGCAGCCATGTTGGTATTGCGTGATTTTGAAGAAAATAATCCAATAGCAGAAGTATTCCTCAATAAAGGTTTTATTCCCGTTACTATGCCGGAAAGTTGCATTATGGATAACCTCTCCTGGAAAACAGAGGAGGAATTCGTGAATAGTTTGTCGAGTCGATCAAGAAGGCATTTTAAAAATGAAGTTGCCTCCTTTGTGAAAAAATTTGAGGTTGAAATTATTGACACTCCTACATTGGAAAAAATTGACCAATATTTTGAACTCTATAAAAATGTGAAGGAGCAGAATTTTGGGTTAAACACTTTTACCTTCCCGAGGGATTTATTTACCAAAATGGCCAGCCATCCTAATTGGGAATTTATTGTCCTGCAACTACGCGAGGATATAGATCCCAGGCCCGTACGAAAGCCGGTGGGGGTGATGTTTTGCTATAAGAACTTAGGAATTACCTATTCCCCAAGTTTTATTGGTATGGATTATAGTTTCTCAAGAGAATATAATATTTACCGGCAGTTACTTTTTCAAACCATTAAAAGAGCCCGGGAGTTAAAATTCCAACAGGTAGACTTAGGATTTAGTGCCAGTTTTGAAAAGCGAAAACTAGGTGCACGCGTCATTCCCAAAGTGGCTTATGTCCAGGCCAAGGATAATTTCTCCATGGAATTGATGGGAACAGTTCAAAGCACTTAA
- a CDS encoding MauE/DoxX family redox-associated membrane protein, giving the protein MKTSHFHKYQLIGVEAICIFFIILFMYAGLTKLLDGSTFYANILNIPQLEDKTIASIVSIIIPLLEIIAALLIVWPKTRLKGLYVVFGLFIVFTGYLFWIIFLSPYTPCSCGSILTLLSWNQHLLLNVICMGLVIIGITFLKKKKKSIRKISHNRLTQV; this is encoded by the coding sequence ATGAAAACTTCACATTTCCATAAATATCAATTAATTGGTGTTGAGGCAATATGCATTTTTTTTATTATACTTTTTATGTATGCAGGTTTAACCAAGCTCCTGGATGGATCGACGTTCTATGCCAACATTCTAAATATCCCTCAATTAGAAGATAAAACAATTGCTTCAATAGTCTCTATCATCATCCCTTTATTAGAGATTATTGCAGCCCTATTAATTGTATGGCCAAAAACCCGGTTAAAAGGATTGTATGTTGTTTTCGGCTTATTTATTGTTTTTACAGGATATCTATTCTGGATAATATTTTTAAGTCCTTATACCCCCTGTTCTTGCGGAAGTATCCTTACGCTTCTTTCCTGGAATCAACATCTACTGCTTAATGTGATATGCATGGGATTAGTAATAATAGGAATTACGTTCTTGAAAAAGAAGAAAAAGTCTATTAGAAAAATAAGCCACAATAGACTCACCCAAGTTTGA
- a CDS encoding M16 family metallopeptidase — MPDINMDVLKKIILITFIGVFSFCSTSAQSEIRDTLHSKIQDGEIIFGKLPNGLSYYIKPLSTPQDKMHLLFYVKAGFNHEETHQMDFSHAIEHLAFDGSLHFPKGISNNVELMNMLKMNDRDLGGTTGFDMTRFIFNAPPDNPEAVRVGLQWFKDIANNLKLSDKDIAKERGILRQEFIYSKGESLIDKYKMISSLFPCKKDYSYFFDHNKNFSQDSLRSFYNQWYRPDLMAVVIVGNLEEPEAMERQIEQVFASLPLNPKKINVRNCDSIFFNRPPQFVIESSQRRSLKAETPGKVTFDFFIRQPSLQEEIYSKEGMTNLLAFQLLVQIIDGRFKELTRKYNPSIEANAIDANKNLSLPQGIKISITTEKNKEMRDLKETFEVLHQLEKFGVSQQELNNVKREWLEIAQSGNPPGPKYWMDEIGKHFIKNEILIPDKQSFLTKWVEGISLEDYNSIILPFLAKRPEDIGVIVPQGHTALQYKESKVRGWIQKAFEQRVIPYYMPQVPVALMDSLQRNNLPKKAYLDKGKTKFGASELVLENGVKVILMPFEPAAGIYKDKVLINAINLKGASAYPAKDFFSAINAGSIIQNAGVGQYDKFMVERFLAATEINNVRPFIGYKESGINGISGVEDLEKMMGLIYLYFTEPRINRKAFKDWKTNQIKQYENPSYNLITTDFRNAIKDLTKDNYLPLVLGDRQLNGTKAYKGLRHTDAKNGLSIYKHIFGNARDFTFIISGDFNLKSVLPIVQKYLGNLPNTQLATVANRAKPVETVLPPGPATHQIAKPIYDMKGSNYALTYIKPTARNEDWKNHLKVEILATLSNLLVQSLRYEKGYSLYNFGVYGKFNKDMQRVEIIFELQGEPHELEQIREECKKIVENIKNGEIRQEFFDQALKKALHSNSTKLLRNHRNMKKRLYEFYRYNESWLDPVEIENYLKSLRMADIIKSSREIYKEDYQYEFVMGSNF; from the coding sequence ATGCCGGATATTAATATGGATGTTCTAAAAAAAATAATTCTAATAACTTTTATAGGAGTGTTTTCTTTTTGTTCTACCTCTGCGCAATCTGAAATTAGAGATACTCTGCACTCTAAGATTCAGGATGGAGAAATAATATTTGGTAAGTTACCCAACGGCCTTAGTTATTATATAAAACCTTTAAGCACACCCCAGGACAAAATGCATCTCCTATTTTACGTAAAGGCTGGTTTTAATCATGAGGAGACCCATCAGATGGATTTTTCCCATGCAATTGAACATTTAGCCTTTGATGGTAGTTTGCACTTTCCTAAAGGGATATCAAACAATGTAGAGTTGATGAATATGCTCAAAATGAATGATAGAGACTTGGGAGGTACTACAGGGTTCGACATGACAAGGTTCATTTTTAATGCTCCTCCAGATAACCCGGAAGCTGTAAGGGTTGGCTTGCAATGGTTTAAGGATATAGCAAACAATTTAAAATTAAGTGATAAGGATATTGCGAAGGAGCGAGGAATATTGAGACAGGAATTTATTTACAGTAAAGGAGAAAGTTTAATTGATAAGTATAAAATGATCTCAAGCCTATTTCCATGCAAGAAAGATTACTCTTACTTTTTTGACCACAATAAAAATTTTTCACAAGATTCTTTGAGAAGCTTTTATAACCAATGGTATCGCCCAGATTTAATGGCTGTTGTAATTGTTGGGAATTTAGAGGAACCGGAGGCAATGGAAAGGCAAATAGAGCAAGTCTTTGCGAGTTTACCCCTTAACCCTAAGAAAATTAATGTCAGAAATTGTGATAGTATATTTTTTAATCGCCCTCCACAATTTGTTATTGAAAGCAGCCAGCGAAGGTCTTTAAAAGCTGAAACTCCCGGAAAGGTAACCTTCGACTTCTTCATACGTCAACCCTCATTACAAGAGGAAATATATTCAAAAGAAGGGATGACAAACCTATTGGCTTTTCAATTATTAGTCCAAATTATTGACGGCCGGTTTAAGGAGCTCACCAGGAAATATAACCCCTCTATTGAAGCCAACGCCATCGATGCAAATAAAAATCTTAGTTTACCTCAAGGTATTAAAATCAGCATTACTACAGAGAAGAATAAAGAAATGCGTGATTTAAAGGAAACTTTCGAAGTTTTACATCAATTAGAAAAATTTGGAGTAAGCCAACAAGAATTAAATAATGTTAAAAGGGAATGGCTTGAAATAGCACAAAGTGGCAATCCCCCTGGACCAAAATACTGGATGGATGAGATAGGAAAACATTTTATAAAAAATGAAATTCTTATTCCCGATAAACAAAGTTTTCTGACTAAATGGGTGGAAGGAATTTCTTTGGAAGATTATAATTCTATAATTCTTCCATTTCTTGCCAAAAGACCTGAGGATATAGGGGTTATAGTTCCTCAAGGACATACAGCTTTACAATATAAAGAATCTAAAGTGCGTGGATGGATACAGAAAGCATTTGAGCAGAGGGTAATACCTTATTACATGCCCCAGGTTCCAGTAGCATTGATGGATTCATTACAACGAAACAACCTGCCGAAAAAAGCTTATTTGGATAAAGGAAAAACGAAGTTTGGTGCAAGTGAACTAGTCCTGGAAAATGGAGTTAAAGTAATTCTTATGCCTTTCGAACCTGCCGCAGGAATATATAAGGATAAAGTTTTAATTAATGCTATAAATCTTAAAGGAGCATCTGCTTACCCTGCTAAAGATTTCTTTTCGGCTATAAATGCAGGCAGTATTATCCAGAATGCTGGAGTTGGACAGTATGATAAATTTATGGTAGAAAGATTTCTCGCAGCCACCGAAATAAACAACGTAAGACCCTTTATTGGTTACAAAGAGTCGGGAATAAATGGCATATCAGGTGTAGAAGATCTGGAGAAAATGATGGGGTTGATATACCTTTATTTTACAGAACCCCGGATAAATAGAAAGGCTTTTAAGGACTGGAAAACTAACCAGATAAAACAATATGAGAACCCATCTTATAATTTAATTACTACAGATTTTAGGAATGCGATAAAGGATCTTACAAAGGATAATTATCTTCCGCTGGTTTTAGGAGATCGACAACTTAATGGCACAAAAGCTTATAAAGGATTAAGGCATACAGATGCTAAAAATGGATTAAGTATATACAAACATATATTTGGGAACGCTCGAGATTTCACCTTTATCATAAGCGGAGATTTTAATTTGAAAAGTGTACTCCCTATAGTTCAGAAATATCTTGGAAATCTTCCCAATACCCAATTGGCCACTGTAGCAAATAGAGCGAAGCCGGTGGAAACTGTTTTACCCCCAGGACCTGCAACACATCAAATAGCAAAACCGATTTATGATATGAAAGGAAGTAATTATGCTTTGACTTACATTAAACCAACTGCCAGAAATGAGGATTGGAAAAATCATCTAAAAGTAGAAATTTTAGCAACGTTGAGTAATCTTTTAGTTCAAAGCCTACGTTATGAAAAAGGTTATTCTTTATATAATTTCGGTGTCTATGGGAAATTTAATAAGGATATGCAGCGAGTGGAGATAATTTTTGAATTACAAGGTGAACCCCACGAACTGGAACAAATAAGAGAGGAATGTAAAAAAATAGTTGAGAATATCAAGAACGGAGAAATAAGGCAAGAGTTTTTTGATCAGGCATTGAAAAAAGCGCTGCATTCAAATAGCACTAAGCTTCTTAGGAATCATCGGAATATGAAGAAAAGATTATATGAATTTTACAGATATAATGAATCGTGGTTAGACCCAGTGGAAATTGAAAATTATCTTAAATCACTCCGGATGGCCGATATTATAAAGTCCTCCCGGGAAATCTATAAAGAGGATTACCAATATGAATTCGTAATGGGCAGTAATTTTTAG
- a CDS encoding DUF6520 family protein produces the protein MKTKFLLPVLAMIFAIGMSFTTVNSSADEALDYIRVGSDWQEIPEIDCGSGSLTCQVRMEDGSIHEVYDTPSLSSRKKTSRTTPFQL, from the coding sequence ATGAAAACTAAATTTTTATTACCCGTATTAGCAATGATATTTGCTATCGGGATGTCTTTTACAACGGTTAACTCCAGTGCCGATGAAGCATTAGACTACATTAGGGTAGGTAGTGATTGGCAAGAGATACCAGAAATTGATTGCGGCAGCGGTTCCCTCACCTGTCAAGTAAGGATGGAAGATGGTAGCATTCATGAAGTGTATGACACACCTAGTTTGTCATCACGAAAAAAAACCAGTAGAACTACTCCTTTCCAACTTTAA